One part of the Solanum dulcamara chromosome 3, daSolDulc1.2, whole genome shotgun sequence genome encodes these proteins:
- the LOC129882492 gene encoding protein FATTY ACID EXPORT 3, chloroplastic isoform X2: MALSYTPTSLGFTSTQRLCKERTSVVVRSVSKAGLGFGFRSGLVHHSFRNKTILPFAASHEESPSDVELEKDNNDLKEEAEAQEEAWKQTLASFKEQAMKVQAVSQEAYEVYSDKAMIILKETSEKLKIQADKAREDLTIIAKEISEESKEYLSTAAENSPEPVKDIVETFVSSADELNDLSKVRDFYVGIPYGTLLSASGFLYFMLSGSTAALRFGVILGGTILALSVSSLRSWKSGESTSLALKGQAAIATILFVREFRMMLQRPFIFNFVTAIISGGVAVFYAYRILKDGEQTKGSNSAAQKDS; encoded by the exons ATGGCGCTCTCTTATACTCCTACTTCTCTAGGGTTTACTTCCACTCAGAGACTCTGTAAGGAAAGAACTTCCGTTGTGGTACGCTCTGTTTCCAAGGCTGGCCTTGGCTTTGGCTTCCGCTCCGGCTTGGTTCATCATAGTTTCAGGAATAAAACTATTCTCCCGTTCGCAGCTTCACATGAGGAATCG CCTTCAGATGTTGAATTGGAGAAGGACAATAATGATCTTAAGGAGGAAGCTGAGGCGCAAGAAGAAGCGTGGAAACAGACCCTAGCTTCCTTCAAAGAACAAGCGATGAAGGTGCAAGCTGTGTCACAAGAAGCATATGAGGTGTATTCCGATAAAGCTATGATCATTTTGAAAGAAACTTCTGAGAAATTAAAAATTCAAGCGGATAAGGCAAGAGAAGATTTGACTATAATTGCAAAGGAAATTAGTGAGGAGAGTAAAGAATATTTAAGTACTGCTGCTGAGAACTCACCTGAACCAGTGAAGGATATTGTTGAAACATTTGTTTCCTCTGCAGATGAATTGAATGACTTGTCGAAAGTGCGAGATTTTTATGTGGGGATACCTTATG GAACCCTTCTTTCTGCTAGTGGTTTTTTGTACTTCATGCTAAGTGGAAGCACTGCTGCCCTTAGATTTGGTGTTATACTTGGAGGTACTATTTTGGCCTTAAGCGTCTCAAGTTTACGATCATGGAAAAGTGGAGAGTCGACTTCACTAGCTTTAAAGGGACAGGCAG CCATTGCTACCATCTTATTTGTCAGAGAATTTCGCATGATGTTGCAG AGAccatttattttcaattttgttACAGCCATCATCAG TGGTGGGGTGGCAGTATTCTATGCTTATAGGATCTTAAAGGATGGTGAGCAGACAAAGGGTTCAAACTCGGCAGCACAGAAAGATAGCTAA
- the LOC129882492 gene encoding protein FATTY ACID EXPORT 3, chloroplastic isoform X1 has product MALSYTPTSLGFTSTQRLCKERTSVVVRSVSKAGLGFGFRSGLVHHSFRNKTILPFAASHEESKPSDVELEKDNNDLKEEAEAQEEAWKQTLASFKEQAMKVQAVSQEAYEVYSDKAMIILKETSEKLKIQADKAREDLTIIAKEISEESKEYLSTAAENSPEPVKDIVETFVSSADELNDLSKVRDFYVGIPYGTLLSASGFLYFMLSGSTAALRFGVILGGTILALSVSSLRSWKSGESTSLALKGQAAIATILFVREFRMMLQRPFIFNFVTAIISGGVAVFYAYRILKDGEQTKGSNSAAQKDS; this is encoded by the exons ATGGCGCTCTCTTATACTCCTACTTCTCTAGGGTTTACTTCCACTCAGAGACTCTGTAAGGAAAGAACTTCCGTTGTGGTACGCTCTGTTTCCAAGGCTGGCCTTGGCTTTGGCTTCCGCTCCGGCTTGGTTCATCATAGTTTCAGGAATAAAACTATTCTCCCGTTCGCAGCTTCACATGAGGAATCG AAGCCTTCAGATGTTGAATTGGAGAAGGACAATAATGATCTTAAGGAGGAAGCTGAGGCGCAAGAAGAAGCGTGGAAACAGACCCTAGCTTCCTTCAAAGAACAAGCGATGAAGGTGCAAGCTGTGTCACAAGAAGCATATGAGGTGTATTCCGATAAAGCTATGATCATTTTGAAAGAAACTTCTGAGAAATTAAAAATTCAAGCGGATAAGGCAAGAGAAGATTTGACTATAATTGCAAAGGAAATTAGTGAGGAGAGTAAAGAATATTTAAGTACTGCTGCTGAGAACTCACCTGAACCAGTGAAGGATATTGTTGAAACATTTGTTTCCTCTGCAGATGAATTGAATGACTTGTCGAAAGTGCGAGATTTTTATGTGGGGATACCTTATG GAACCCTTCTTTCTGCTAGTGGTTTTTTGTACTTCATGCTAAGTGGAAGCACTGCTGCCCTTAGATTTGGTGTTATACTTGGAGGTACTATTTTGGCCTTAAGCGTCTCAAGTTTACGATCATGGAAAAGTGGAGAGTCGACTTCACTAGCTTTAAAGGGACAGGCAG CCATTGCTACCATCTTATTTGTCAGAGAATTTCGCATGATGTTGCAG AGAccatttattttcaattttgttACAGCCATCATCAG TGGTGGGGTGGCAGTATTCTATGCTTATAGGATCTTAAAGGATGGTGAGCAGACAAAGGGTTCAAACTCGGCAGCACAGAAAGATAGCTAA